GTCCGCACGGGGGTCACACCCGTGCGGATCACGGTCATCGCTCGGCCGAGGCCTCCACCGGTGCCGACTTCCAGTCGGGGTGGCCCGGCATGGGCGGTGTCCTCACCTCGTACAGCCAGGCGTGGAAGAAGTCGCCCAGGTCCCGTCCGGCGATCCGCGAGGCGAGTTCCTGGAAGTCGGCGGTGGACGCGACGCCGTCCCGGTGGACGGTGACCCAGGCCCGCTGCAGCAGGGCGAAGGCGGGGGCGCCGATCTCCTGGCGCAGGGCGTAGAGGAAGAGGGCGGCGCCGTCGTAGACGTTCGCCCGGAAGATGCCGATCTTCTGACCGTTGCCGGGCTTCTTGGGCGCCGCCGGCGGTCCTCCGGCGGCGCGCCAGCGGTCGGAGGCGCCGTACGCGGCCTTCATGCGCGCCGCCACCGTCCGGCCCGCGGTCTCCTCGGCGTACAGGGCCTCGTACCAGGTGGCATGTCCTTCGTTGAGCCACAGGTCGGACCAGGTCCGGGGGCTGACGCTGTTGCCGAACCACTGGTGGGCGAGCTCATGGACCATGATCGACTCGACGTACCACTTGGGGTACTCGGGCCGGACGAACAGCGCCCTCTCGAAGAGCGAGAGCGTCTGGGTCTCCAGCTCGAACCCGGTCTGTGCCTCGGCGATCAGCACGCCGTACGTCTCGAACGGGTAGCGGCCGACCTTGCGCTCCATCCACTCGATCTGGGCGGGGGTCTTCGCGAGCCACGGTTCGAGCTTCTCCCGGTCCTTGGCGGGGACCACGTCGCGTACGGGCAGGCGGTGCGGTCCGGTCCGGTGCACGACGGCGGAGCGGCCGATGGAGATCTGGGCCAGTTCGGTGGCCATGGGGTGCTGGGTGCGGTAGGTCCAGGTGGTGGTGCCGGAGGCGCGGTCCGTGCCGGTGGCGAGACCGTTGGAGACGGCCGTGTAGCCGTCGGGGACGGTGACGCGGACGGTGAACATGGCCTTGTCGGACGGGTGGTCGTTGCAGGGGAACACGACGTGCGCCGCGTCCGCCTGGTTGGCCATCGCGAGTCCGTCGGCGGTCCGTACCCAGCCGCCCTCCACCTCGCCCGTGTAGACCGGGTCGCTGGTGTGCCGCACGGTGATGCGCGTCCTGCTCCCCTCGGGGAGCGGCGCCCGGGGTGTGATCACCAGGTCCTCCCCGGCGCCGGTGAAGGCGGCACGCGCCCCGTCCACCTCGACGGAGTCGACCTTGCCGTGGGCGAAGTCGAGGTTGATCCGCTCCAGCGGGGAGGTCGTCCGGGCGTCGATGGTGGTGACGGCGGTGAGCGGCTCGCGGTTGCTACCGGGGTAGGTGAAGTCGAGGTCGTACGACTGCACGTCGTATCCCGGGTTGCCGAGGTGCGGGAAGAGCCGGTCGCCGACGCCCAGCGGGACGGCGGGTGACGGGGCGCTCGCGGCGATCAGGCAGACGGAGACGGCGGAGGCGAGCAGCGCGGCCTGGACGCGGCGGCTCCTGGGGCGTGAGGTGAGCGGCATGGACCACCGCTACCAGCGCGCTCCCGCTCCGCGCGGCCGACGCGCGGCGGGCCCACCCGAACGAGCGGCCACCGTCCGCCGAGCCGGCCCGCCCGTCCCGGTCGGCTCAGTACGTCGGTGCAGTACATCGGCTCGGTACGTCGGCTCAGTACGCGGCGACCGCCTGGTGCTGGGCCCGGCCCACGTCGTACACGCCGGGCACGTTGCGCATCGCGCGCATCAGGGCCGGGAGGTGCGCGGCGTCCGGGAGTTGCAGTGTGTAGGTGTGGCGGACGCGCTGCTGGGTCGGGGGCTCGACGGTGGCGGTGACGATGTCGACGCCTTCGAGGGCGATGGCCTCGGTGAGGTCGGCCAGCAGGTGGGGGCGCTGGAAGGACTCGGCGACCAGGGTGACCCGGAACTCGGTGGTGTCGCCCCAGCGCACTTCGATCTCCGGGCGCCCCAGGCCCTTCATCCGTGTCACGGCGGCGCACGGGACACGGTGCACGGTCACCACTCCCCCGCGCACGGCGAACCCGGTGACCTCGTCGGGCGGTACGGGCGTGCAACAGCCGGCGAGACGGACGGTCGCCTCGGGCCTGTCGACGACGACCACGGCGCCGACGGAGTCGGAGCCGGCGGCGGGCTCGTCGAGGGCGGGGCGGAGGGCGGGCCCCTTGTCCTTGCGGCC
The DNA window shown above is from Streptomyces akebiae and carries:
- a CDS encoding M1 family metallopeptidase, producing the protein MPLTSRPRSRRVQAALLASAVSVCLIAASAPSPAVPLGVGDRLFPHLGNPGYDVQSYDLDFTYPGSNREPLTAVTTIDARTTSPLERINLDFAHGKVDSVEVDGARAAFTGAGEDLVITPRAPLPEGSRTRITVRHTSDPVYTGEVEGGWVRTADGLAMANQADAAHVVFPCNDHPSDKAMFTVRVTVPDGYTAVSNGLATGTDRASGTTTWTYRTQHPMATELAQISIGRSAVVHRTGPHRLPVRDVVPAKDREKLEPWLAKTPAQIEWMERKVGRYPFETYGVLIAEAQTGFELETQTLSLFERALFVRPEYPKWYVESIMVHELAHQWFGNSVSPRTWSDLWLNEGHATWYEALYAEETAGRTVAARMKAAYGASDRWRAAGGPPAAPKKPGNGQKIGIFRANVYDGAALFLYALRQEIGAPAFALLQRAWVTVHRDGVASTADFQELASRIAGRDLGDFFHAWLYEVRTPPMPGHPDWKSAPVEASAER